CGTCTTCTAAAAACCCAACATAAAATCACTCAACCTCGACATCCGGCAGCACAGCTCACCTGGAACAGAGACAGAGCCCAGTTAGCCAGAGCGGAGAGCGAGCGGGTCACACTGCTCACCggagagcaggagctgccctgggCACGCGGCAGGCGCACGGTGCAAGGTGCAGGTTTGAAGCCTGTGGGCAGGCGCCCGTCAGCCCCAGGTCTGGCCCCAGCACCGCGGCCCCATCCTGCATGGGCAGAGCCAGAGCAGCGGCCGCGGTGGCTGTGATCAGCCCCGAGCCCGGcccagcccttcccagccccacagctccagcacccagcccagcccaggacACCACAGCCTCTTGCCCAACAccttcctgcagccacagctgagTCCAACGCTGGAGAACGCCCAGCCCCTGGGGCGAAGGGGCTCCGGAGCGCGGGGACAGCCGGGAGCTCCGTCTCCTTCCCCGTGGGGGGGCAGGACATGGGAGGGCCCCATGGAAACACCTCGGGTCCCTCATGGCTCCGGatgaagcagagctgggctctCACTGCACAGCCCCAGATGTTTGAGGGTGCCGGTGGGAAGGTGCCGCCCTCGGCCGCTCATGAGGATGCAGGAGGGAACACCACAGGATTCCGGCAAACCAAACCCTCTGGAGATGGAAGCAGGAGGCACCGGACACCGGGAGCCGAGCACAGCCCGGGAACGGGCCAGGCACGGGTCCCACTGCACAGGAGGGGTTTGGGGAGTTGGGACCCCTTCTCCACGCCACTGCCTCCCCTCgcactgcagagccctgaaCACCCCTGTGCTTCCTCCCTCCAGCgctctcctcctctgcctctcagcCCTTCTCTCAGGGCGCACAGGAGAACACCTCCTGCCGACCAAACACTCGTGAGGGCCGAGAGCTGCGGCACCGGGTTAAAGGCACGGTTAATGACAAGGACACCCTACACGGATCGCTTCGGCCTCACAACAGGGCGTCTGACACAGGCTGAGTAACGAAGCCGCTCCCGCCGCGGCTCTGCCTCCGGGAGCTCTCCTGGGAGGGCTCAGCCCAACCCTCAGCTCACCCCACGCTTCCCTGCCCCTGTGCCAGGAGGGATCCGCTGGGCTGATGCTCCGGGGCTGGGGAGCCGCCGGCACCCCCCACGTGTGACACCACAGAGAGCCGGGGCcaccggcagcagcagcagctctgccccacacACAGCACTGGGCTGGGGTCAGAgcccagcacaaacacacagGAGCTGGGGACAAGGCTGCGCTGCCGCCCCGCAGGGAAGTGCTGGAGGCCGGAGCCAGCGCCGCGATTCCAGGGGCTGCTTACTCGGAAGTTTGGGGATGAGATCACTGTTAATGGCTTTAGCAGGAGCaaagtgctgctctgctgcaagaGCACCCTGCCCTCCGACAGGCTTCACCATGAAACAGCCACACCTCGAACTCAAACAGGTACTGCCAAGCTGGAGGAGTTTCCCTGGGACATCCCTCCTCCAGAGaccacagaaccccagcctggtttgggttggaaaggaccttaaagctcctccagctccaacccctgccccgggcagggaccccttccaccggagcagcttgctccaagcccctgtgtccaacctggccttgagcactgccagggacggggcggTGTGCCCAGACCCCTGCCATGGCATCAGCATTTGTCTCTTCTCCTTGGACAAGGTGCTCCTCACCACAACCGCCCCGTGCCCACCCCAGTGTGCAGGAGCAACACAACCCCTGAGCCCCCGGATCTgtcccctcctgcagccccaggccTGCCACAGCCCCCCCTGCCCGCCTCAAACCCCTCCTCTGTCACTGTCCCCATCCACGAGGGCACTCACAGGGTCCCTGCTGGAGGCACCCTCAGCTCATCCCACATCCCTGGGGCACACACGGCTCCGCTCCTGCCTCCGACtcctctggctctgctgcttccagtCCCACGACTCCTCCTTCCTGGCCTCTCCAGACCTGCCCTCGGCTCAGCCCCgctcctccctgccccaggcaAGCCCCGTGCCACCGGTGACTCTGCCTTTCCTCTCCGTCGAGATTTCCACCTGGGTTTCCAATCCAAGCACCCCCTTTTCTAAGCATTTTCCCGGCTCCGCTCAGCCACCCCCAGAGCACTGCCCCATCCCGAGGGCTTCCCCGCACTCACCCCAAGGGCTGCTCCcatctcccctcctctctgctcctggagAGGAAGTTACGGACTCCTTCGCTGGGGACGGCTGCAGGTAGGAACGCTGCCGCCTCCCACCTCTTCCAGCCCCTCTCCGCTGCCCTGGTTGAGGCCCTGTGAGGTCCCACTCCAGCTCCCTCCCGCCGCCCttccggccccgctcccctcGACACCTCCGCACCCACCCAAGCACTGCGAGGCTCGGCCCCAGGCCCCGCAGCCCGGCCGGGCTGGGCGAACGCGCGGAACCAGCTCCCAGCGCTGCCGCCCTCACCGCGCCCGCTGCCGGGGCCTCCTCCCCACGCTCCTGCCCCACAGAGGCTTCACAGCCGTCCCATCGCCGGCGCCCGGAGCACGCTGCCCGCCACCGCCCAGGGCAGGCCACGGGGAGGGGGCAGCTCCGGACCCCTGCCCAGCACGAACAGGTCCTGCCCCGCGAGGCTCCTCCCAGATGGGGCAGATCCCGGATCACACAGGGGCAGGATGTGCTctacctgctcctgctctggtttCACCGGGGCAGATCCAGGATCACACACGGGCAGGATGTGCTctacctgctcctgctctggtttCACTGGGGCAGATCCCGGATCACGGAGGGGCAGGATGTGCTctacctgctcctgctctggtttCACTGGGGCAGATCCAGGATCACGCAGGGGCAGGATGTGCTctacctgctcctgctctggtttCACTGGGGCAGATCCCGGATCACACACGGGCAGGATGTGCTctacctgctcctgctctggtttCACTGGGGCAGATCCAGGATCACACACGGGCAGGATGTGCTctacctgctcctgctctggtttCACCGGGGCAGATCCCGGATCACGCAGGGGCAGGATGTGCTctacctgctcctgctctggtttCACTGGGGCAGATCCAGGATCACACACGGGCAGGATGTGCTCTACCTGTTCCTGCTCTGGTTTCACCGGGGCAGATCCAGGATCACACACGGGCAGGATGTGCTCTACCTGTTCCTGCTCTGGTTTCACTGGGGCAGATCCCGGATCACACAGGGGCAGGATGTGCTctacctgctcctgctctggtttCACTGGGGCAGATCCCGGATCACGGAGGGGCAGGATGTGCTctacctgctcctgctctggtttCACTGGGGCAGATCCCGGATCACACACGGGCAGGATGTGCTctacctgctcctgctctggtttCACTGGGGCAGATCCAGGATCACGCAGGGGCAGGATGTGCTctacctgctcctgctctggtttCACCGGGGCAGATCCAGGATCACACACGGGCAGGATGTGCTctacctgctcctgctctggtttCACCGGGGCAGATCCCGGATCACACACGGGCAGGATGTGCTctacctgctcctgctctggtttCACCGGGGCAGATCCAGGATCACACACGGGCAGGATGTGCTCTACCTGTTCCTGCTCTGGTTTCACCGGGGCAGATCCAGGATCACACACGGGCAGGATGTGCTCTACCTGTTCCTGCTCTGGTTTCACTGGGGCAGATCCCGGATCACACACGGGCAGGATGTGCTCTACCTGTTCCTGCTCTGGTTTCACTGGGGCAGATCCCGGATCACGCACGGGCAGGATGTGCTCTACCTGTTCCTGCTCTGGTTTCACTGGGGCAGATCCCAGATCACACACGGGCAGGATGTGCTCTACCTGTTCCTGCCCTGGAGCGAGGGGAGGAGGTTCCATGGGGGCTGagccccagcacagggcagctgctgagcagggacCCCCGTTCTCCCTCTGCCCCCGCTGCCGTGGCACAACCAGCTCCCACCCATAGCGAGGTTTCACACTAAAACccagcagagagcacaggagTGTTTTCAAACCCGCCGGCCCCCACTGAGACCCCACTGCCCCCCAAGCCCGTGCTCTGATACCAGGGATGGAAACGGCTCCATCcggccctgctctgctgcaggggtTCCCTGCGGCCGCAGGACCCGGCAGCGAGGAGCCAGAGGGGGGTTGTGTCCCTCACACCAGTGGACAGggtgcaggctgcagacagaggcagagcagacaCTGCCCCAGAGGGGCGATCTGGTGGCACTTTGCCGTGTTTAAGCCAGGAGGAGGGTGCTCAGCACCGGGCACCACGCTCCTCCTCTGCGGGTCCCGGCCACAGGGACCCGGCACCGCGCTGCCGGCGCAGCTGGGGCGCTGGCACCCCCGGGTGCACGCGCCGTGCCCCGGCAGCCGCTGCCCGCCCGGGATTAGCCCCGTTCCGCAGGGcgggcagagcagagcaaggtCCCACTGCCAGGAACGGCCCCAGCCCCGCGCCCCTGCGGCGGCCACGGCGGTGACGGAACCACGGCGCCGACGGGGACCGGCCGCAGCGGGTCTCTAAGGCAGGAGCCGGGGTCCGCATCGGCTCCACGCAGCCGCCTCCCTGCCCCGCTCCAGCTCCTACCTCAGGAGCCCAGGAGGGAAAGGGCTGAGGCGGAGCGGAGCCGCTGCCCGGCCCCGAGACGGGCTCCCGCTGCCTCCGGCACCCAACGCACCGGAGCGGGCCCAGCCTCACGGAGCGCGGGGCCCGGTCCCCGCCGGGGGCTGCGGCCGGGCCCAGGCGCAGGGAGCCCGGATCCGCGCCCCGCGCTGCGGGATCGGCGGCTCCCGGGGCGAGGCGCGGCCGAACGCCCCCCGCGGCCCCGGAGCGCCGTTACCGGCGGCAGCGGCGAGGCGGCCGCAGCCTCCCCGCGGGCGGGCCCGGGCCGGTGCCGCGGCCCCGCCGGTGGGAGCCGGGGcgcgggcggggggcggcggggcccggggcGGGACCgggcccgcggggggggggggggggggccgggcgCGGCCGCAGCGCGCGCGGGGGTGGCGGCACCACGTGACTCaccggcggcgggcggggggagGCCGCGAGCGCGCGGCCAGGACTCCCGGGCACGGACGGCGGCCGCGCTCCGCGGCTGCGCACGACGTCACGGCCGCGTCTGACGTCACGGCCGCGCCTGCGCGCGGCCAGCCGGTCTGGCGCGCCCCCAACGCCGCCACTCATTGGCTGCCGCGCAGGGAACCGCCCAGAAGCGGTGGCATCGCGCATGCGCGGGAGGGAGGTGGCGAGAACGCGCGCGTGCGGGCGCGCCACACGCAACCCGGTCGGGAACGGCGCATGCGTGGAACGTACCACGGCAGGGCCGGGCAAAGGGGCGCGGTGCCTGCGGACCGGCGGACGCGCAGGgcggggggggcggcggggccgggccgcgtggagggaccgggaccgggaccgggtccagccccgcgccgccgccgccccgcccggTACCACCCCCGGACAGCCCCGACACCGACCCGCGAGCGAGAGGCCTCGAGGTTTAATGAGAACCGGTACAAAAGTGTAAAACAGCCCCGGGGGGCTCCCGGGGCCGCGCCAGCCCGGCCCTACTTGAGGTCCATGAAGCGGATGTCCATGATGAGCAGGAAGTTCTTGGGCagcgggcgcggcgcgggcgaGAGCACGGTGAAGACCTGGCGCTCGGGGTCCACGCCCGTCACCACGATGAACCCGGCCACGCTCGTGCCCGAGATGCTGTCGTCGGGGCTGTCGGCAGTGCTGACGCTGAGCAGGTGGTGCACCATGTCCCGCCCCGGCGTCACCGGCACCAGCTTCAGCTGGTTGTCCTCCTGCGACATGCCCAGCGGCAGGCAGGAGTCCGGGATGGTGGGAGCCCCCACCTTGTAGATCTTGACGTCGGAGAACTTGACGTCAAAGGCGTGGGGGTAGAAGCAGCCACGGAAGCCGTAGAAGTACTCACGGATGCGCTCGTCCCGGCACTCCCGGCGGAAGTCCTTGGAGCGCTCCACCACGCCACCGGACTTGGGCAGCAGCACCGTGCGCACGAAGTGGGGCAGGTCCCTCTTGAGCTCATTGTAGAGTCGCTCCTGatccagcaccaccaccacatCCACCTCGAAGGCAGAGGCGGcgtgcaccagcgcctggtaaCCAGAGCCCTTCACCCAGCCGCAGGTGTTGATGACGCAGCCGCTGACCGAGGCGCGGCGGTTCACCTCGCAGCGCTGGTTGAACACGTCGGCCAGGCGGGACGTGATCTATGGGGGTACACGGGCAGAGGGGTCAGGACACAGGCACCCACTGGGGGCTCCCATGTCCTGAGTCGCTCCAGCACCACCCCCACCACCTTCAACACCCCAAAATCTcagtccctgcagcagcaccacacGGAGAGAGCTCCATGGAGCTGTCCTGCAGGGACGGCAGGAGGCCAGAGGTTGGGCCCATCACACTGCTCGGGGACACTGTTACCCTCCACTGTCCCCAGGACCCTTGGTTATGTGCTGCTGGGCCACCAGAGCCATGTCCAGCTCCTGGGCAGGCCCCTGGGATAAAATCCTTCACTCCCCGCTCAGCTGACAACCCCAAGGGCCGGTttcctgggcaggcagcagaaacCATTCCTAAAGTGTTCTAGAAGCAGTTAAAGGACAgagagctgcttttctgttccgAGGGCTACCAGGACAAAGGCAGCACATGGCTATGGTGGCCTTCAGCCAAGCAGGGGCCTCTCTcaccaaacagcagcagtagGAAGATCCAGGGGGAACCCTACAGGGGTAAGAGGCTGTGTGATGCCGGCCACCACGCTCAGGCTCACTCCAGCTCCACACCAGAGCAATCAGACCATGGCCGCACCCACACCTGGCACCCTCTCACCCAACAACCCCGTGGGCCAAGCTGGCTCAATGCAACCCACGGCTCTGGCTTCACCCTCCACAGTAGCCCACGAGGGGCCTGGCCAGGGGCTCGTGAGCAGCAAGAAGCTCAGTCACAGGCCCTCAGCTCTCCCGCTCCAGGCTCCTCAAGGGGCTTCTCCAGACCCCCCATCATTGCTGTTACACATCTGTGCTCTCCATCTTGGCATCCCCTACACCCCTGTGGAGCTGCGGCGCACACAAGCGGGTGCAGTGCTCGGGCGAGGACATGCCGCTATCCTGTGCAGTGGCAAAAGCAATGGGACAGACCCACTCCAAACCGGGCTCGTCCCCAGGCTGAGACCCCTGTGGGCACTCCCGCTCTCACCTTGTTGTACAGCTTGATGTTGGTGCCAGGCGTGGTGGAGCCGAAGTGGTACACGAGCGGGGCCTGCAGGGAGAAGCCCTCCTCC
The Lathamus discolor isolate bLatDis1 chromosome 6, bLatDis1.hap1, whole genome shotgun sequence DNA segment above includes these coding regions:
- the CLP1 gene encoding polyribonucleotide 5'-hydroxyl-kinase Clp1, with translation MADDGGEEKKQVAKFELERETELRFEVEASQTVQMELLSGMAEVFGTELTRNKKFTFDAGAKVAVFTWHGCTVQLSGRTEVAYVSKDTPMLLYLNTHTALEQMRRQAEREDERGPRVMVVGPTDVGKSTVCRLLLNYAVRLGRRPTFVELDVGQGSVSIPGTMGALYIERPADVEEGFSLQAPLVYHFGSTTPGTNIKLYNKITSRLADVFNQRCEVNRRASVSGCVINTCGWVKGSGYQALVHAASAFEVDVVVVLDQERLYNELKRDLPHFVRTVLLPKSGGVVERSKDFRRECRDERIREYFYGFRGCFYPHAFDVKFSDVKIYKVGAPTIPDSCLPLGMSQEDNQLKLVPVTPGRDMVHHLLSVSTADSPDDSISGTSVAGFIVVTGVDPERQVFTVLSPAPRPLPKNFLLIMDIRFMDLK